The Acholeplasma laidlawii PG-8A DNA window ACTTGTAGGATATATCAAATTTAGTAAAGTTCTAACGGTTGTTGACTTACCAGCTCCATTAGGGCCAATAAACCCAAAAATCTCACCAGGATGAACCTCTAGTGACACATCAATAATACCTCTTGATTTTTTATTATAGTATTTTGTTAGTTGTTCTAGTTTAATCATAGCATCCCACATCCTTTATCTTTATTATACTCTAATTATAAACTTGATTCATTCTATATTAATCTATATAATCTTTTACGACACCAACTTATATTCCAATCATAATACGTGTATAATATAAATAGTCGAGGTAAACAATAATGATAAGGTTAGCACAAATAGATGACTTAGAGGGTATTATGAGTGTCATCAAGGACGCTCAATTAAGAATGAAAGAGGCTCACATGACTCAGTGGCAAAACAATTACCCAAACCCTAAGGTCATTACAAAAGATATTGAAGATAAATCTCTTTATGTTTATACTAAAGATGGAGATATCATAGGCACGATGAGTGTTTTCTCATATGATTCAGTTTATGATCATATAGAAGGTACATGGCTAAATCAAAATCCTTATATCGTTATTCATAGGATTGCTTTAGCATCTAGTGTTTTAGGACAAAATAAAACAAAAGAAATGATTAATTTTGCTTTTAATCATTTTAACATTAAGGATATAAGAATAGATACACATCCTAAAAATACACCAATGATAAAGACTTTAGAGCGTCTAGGCTTTGTTTACTGCGGTATTGTCTATGTTACAACTGATACGGATGCTTTAAGATTAGCCTACCACAAACATATTATTTAATAAAAAATGTGCAAACCTTACAAATTGGGTTGCACATTTTTCATTAGTAAAATTCTATATGTTTAGCTCTTTGTCTTCTTATCATTCTATTAATGTCTATGATGAACCAGACAATTAAACAAATACTTGAAAGTATAACAATACCTAATAGTGCATTTGTGTTTTCAAGATAGAGTGCACTAAATACAATCAATAAGATTGGATAAGCATAATGGCTTATCTTTTTTAATACTTTAATTAATTGCATTAGTGGATGACCAGATTTATCTTTATTAATTACTTCTAAAAGGGTCACTACGAGTTGGAATAAAATGTAAGATAAAGATATTGTTACTAGGAATTTAGTACTGTAAATGAGTGATGTGACAACTAAAGTGATCACCAGTCCTAAAAATATATAGGTTAATACGAATTTTAATCGTTTTCTAAATAAATTATCCGTATCAACTTTTTTGAAAAACAGTCCAATGAGTTTTGCAATACCTGTAAATAAAATTTCTCCAAATAACTCAAAAAATAGTTGAATTACTATTTCAAATAAACCTTCCATATACTTATCCCTTTTTCTATGTTTGACATAATTGTATCATAATAAATAAAAAACTTTGCAGATTTTTGATATAAGTCTTTTATATCTTTTATGCAAAGTTTATTAAAAATTTTATTTATAGTTTAAATTAATTTCTTTCTAATTTCTTCAGCAGATAGATTTATTAAATAGGCTGGTGCAATATCAGCAATTGTTTTAGCTCCACTTGCACCTTCTTTGTTTAGTCTATAAGCCGCTCTTGCATATGCCAGTAATACACGTGCTGTAAAATCCGGATTAGAGTCTAATTTAAGCTGGTATTGAATCATTTGGTGATGTTCATTGTTTAAGCCTGTTTGACCGTATCTAATAACTAAGCCACCATGTGGTAAGCCTTGATGATTTTTTAGAAGTTCATCATGACTTATGAAATGCACTTTTGTTTCATACGGTTCAAAATAATTAGGCATGGTCTTAATATCGTGTTCTATTTTTGTTAAGTCTGCACCAGTTTCTGCAACAACATAACAAATTCTTTTATGCTTATCCTTTACAGATAGTGTTGGCATGTCTCCATTTTTAACAGCATCAATTGCTGATTTAATCGGTACTGTATATTGAACAGCGTGTTTTACACCTGATACTCTTCTAATGGCATCTGAATGCCCTTGACTTACGCCTTCTCCCCAAAAGGTATAGGTTTCACCAACTGGTAGTATAGCTTCAGCAAGTATTCTATTGATTGAAAACATACCAGGATCCCAACCACTTGCTACTACACTTAACTTTTGAGCCTTTTTAGATGCTTCATCCATATGGTTAAAATACTCATTTATTAAAGCATGGTTATCATATCCGTCTACAGTATTCATAAGACTTGCGATTAAAGGTCCTTGAACTGGTAAATCAGACATGCTACCACCGCATAAAATAGCTACATCTATCCTATCTTTTAAGTTTTCGACTTCATCCAAATGATAAACTGATACACCTTTAGTCGTTGTCTCTAACGTTTTAGGATCACGTCTTGTAAATACACCAAACAGTTCCATATCATCACTTTGCAACAGACCAGTTTCTATGCTTTTACCAAGATTACCATATCCAATAATTGCAATTTTAATTTTACTCATTTTCTAACCTCTCTCATCACTTCGTATACAAATTACTTTTACATTATACTTCATAATTTAGTTTTTAGTTTCGTTATTGATTATATGAATTACTTATAATAATACTTGTTTATTCAAAAGAAACAATTACTTCTAGTCATTTATTGTTTGATTAATTGTAGTGGTTTTACCACTTAAATAACTACTAAATTTCATATTTTTAGTTTCATTATAGTTGAATAAACATTCAAAATAGCCCATACCCGAAATGGTAATGTTAACCGCATTATCATAAATTTCTTTGCGTATTTGGTAGACTTCATTAAACATTTCATCTTTATAAAACTTAGTACTCATGGCTTCTAATATGACTTTTTTGTAGTTTTCTAGATAAGCTTCAGGTGCACCCTTAACTACAGTTTTAAGCACTAGTGGATTGATTTGATCATCTACACCACCCATCGTAGTCATTTTAGCATATGGACTATATGAAGTCATACCATCTCCACTTGGGTTCCAATCTCTTGTAACACCAAAGGTTCTATCAAAATCATAAGGGATAAATATCGCTTGATTCGTATCTTTTAAAAAGTAAATGTAGTAGTTATTATAGTGATGTCTCAGATCATCAGGGTTACCTACCAAATACGAAATGGCTTCATAGACTAAATAATAGTTCATATTCACTAAACTAGAAAAATCTGTATCTTGATTCAGTGTTTGAATCAATGTTTTTAATAGTATATGTTCATTATTCTTCTTATTTGTTTTTAGATCATATACCGGAAAATACGATTCATCTTCATTTTCAACACCTATTTTATTTATTGTATCCATCGTAAGACTTCCACCTTTTTCATAGTCCCATCCTACTTTATAGAGATCTCCACCTAAGTGTTTCGAACCTAATCTTTTTTCTAAAAAGAGTTCATCAATACATTCAAGTGCAAAATACACGCCTAAGTTTTCATAATCTTGGCGATATTTTAATTGCATATTTACAGATGTTATCTTAGGTGCTAACACACCAAAACTTGAATACATTTCATAAGTCCAGTACTCTCTTGAATAAGTTTCATCAAAACTCTTATTCCACTTTAAATCTAATTTTTCCATACCAGCAAAAGTTCTATCTTTTCTTTCATCACGAGCTTCTTTACTTGCCCAAACTTTAGGGTTAGCATAGTATGCTTCATCATCAAAGGTTTGTTTAAAGGATAGTTTATAGTGAATTAGGTGATATAGACCTTGCTCTTGATTATAGAAATTAGTTCTTGAAGTATTACCCTTCATACGAATACCTACTTCTTCAAAAACATGAGTTTTACCATTGATAATGAATGTTACATTACTCATTCTGTATATCGGTGATTTGCTACCCTTGGAAGCATAAGTTTCATAATCACTTTGAATGAGTGCAAGTTCACTTTCAGCAATATCTATTTTGATTTGCACATTTGAGTTTACATCAAAAAATTCATCATATAATCCAGATGTATTCTTTACATAATCCATTTTAGTATCAAGAGAGACTATGTCATCATCATCTTCTTTATCTGGAGCATCCTCAGTCTTTGGTGTACAACCAACTACGAATATGCTCAAGATTATTGATAAAACGAATAGAAACGTTTTTTTCATCTGAACCTCCAAAAGTAAATCAACTTTAATTAAATTATACCACTTATGACATATTTGATGAGTTCATGCATATAAATTATAAACTTAGAAGTTTGATAATTTGCTTCGTGATATAATGTAGTTATACTAAATATATTAAAGGAGCGCTTCATATGAAAGTTATTAATCAGCATTACACATTAAGCAATGGGGTCAAAATACCAAAAATTGGACTAGGTACTTGGCAGGTAAAAGATGGTGATGAGGCATATAATTCTGTCTTAATTGCCCTTAAAAATGGCTATCGTCATATTGATACTGCAGAAGGCTATCGGAATGAAGCATCTGTTGGACGCGCCATTAAAGATTCAGGCATTCCTCGTGATGAAATATTTGTCACCTCTAAACTAGAATCACATATTAAAACGTATGAAGGTGCACTTGAAGCATTTGACAAGACACTAAAAGCCCTTGATTTTGAATATTTAGATTTATTCTTAATTCATGCACCTTGGCCATGGGATGAAGTTGGTAAAGAATGTCATGAAGGTAATGTATTAGCTTATAAAGCCATGGAAAAACTATATAAAGATGGAAAAATTAGAGCAATCGGAATATCTAATTTTGAACCAGTTGACATAGAAAATATCATTACTCATTGTGAAATTGTTCCACATGTGAATCAAATTGCTTACTTTATTGGACTAGATCAATCAAAAACTATTGAAAGTTGTAATAAGCATAATATATTTGTTGAAGCCTACTCTCCTTTAGGTACAGGCCGTTTATTATCTAATGAAGTTATAGTTCAAATGGCAGAAAAATATCAAGTATCACCCGCACAAATCTGTATCCGTTACTGCTTACAAAAAGGCACTGCACCATTACCAAAATCAACACATGAAGAACGTATTATTATGAATACAAAAGTGGATTTTGAAATTAGTACTGATGATATGAATGTCTTAGATCACGTCAAGAAGAATTTCTAAACATACCTATTTTGATATTTAATGAAAAACCTTACTTTTCGTAAGGTTTTTTTGAACATCATGTTTAATTTTTTAGGTACTTTTTAAATCATAAAATGAATTAATTTAATTTTTGTAATTGATCAATTTTAAGCTTGAAAATCAGCAAAAATACATATTTTAGTAAACGATATGAAAAGAATATCTGTAACAGTTAGATTCATAGATATTCTTTTTACTGATTGTATTAAATTTTTTGAGCATACTTGCTATCTTTAATTTTTGTTAGATCTTTTTTATCTATCCATGTTTCTGTATAACCACAGTCACTACATACATACAACCTTACTTCTACACCACCAAAACTACTAGTCCGTACATAGATATAAGCTAAACCACCTGAAGCATAGTATCTATCAAATTTTTTGATGTTTAAACTTTCACATTTTGGACATACTTTTGTGTCTTTCATTATATAACTCCCCCCCATTTTATTAAATTTATTACTACTTATTATATGACGTTCTTGTTACTTTAATTTTATGCTAATTATTTTATTTTAACAAATAAAATCATAAAAAAAGACTTGAATAAATCCAAGTCTATTTTTAGAACTATAAATTTTACTTAATCAAATATGTATAAATTAATTTTAGTGTGTTTTCAATACCTTTTAAGTGGGTTCTTTCCATACCATGTGAGGCACTCACACCACTCCCAATTAATGCACCCTTCATATCGACACCAGCTCTTCTTGCTGCACCAATATCACTACCATAATATGGGAATATATCTACTGTAAAATCAAGTTGGTTTTCTTTAGCCATCTCAATGAGTTTTGTTGTTAACTCGTAGTCATATGGACCACCTGAATCTTTAGCACAAATAGATACTGCATATTCACTACCTGCTAAATCAAGACCAATACAACCCATATCAAGTGTAACAAACTCTGAGATTTTACTATCAACAATGGAAGCACCATGACCAACTTCTTCGTAAACAACAAAATATATTTTTGTATCATACTTAAATTGAATTTTATGTTCTGAAGTGTATTTCAGAAGCATGAGTAAGATAACTACTGAAGCTTTATCATCAATAAATCTTGATTTTAAAAAACCTGTGTCTGTTATGGTAAATTTAGTATCATAGCTTACAATATCTCCGTTTTGAATACCAAGCTTAGTAACATCTTCTTTAGAAGACACTTCTACATCTAATCTAACTTCTAAGGAATCTATATCCCTAGATTTAGTATTCGCATCCTTAAATACATGTACAGCAGGAGATGTAGAAAGTATGGTACCAGTATATTTTTTGCCATCACGTGTATAAATAGTACAGTATTCTCCATCAAGTGTTGGTGTACTAGGTCCTCCTAATGTTGTAAGTGTTAAATTTCCATTAGATTTGATGGATCTAACCATTAAACCTAGTGTGTCACAGTGAGCAGATGTTGCAACTATTTTTGATGAATCTTTACCTTTGATAAATATCTCTAGTGCACCACTATTTAATATGGTAGATTTATACCCATAATTATCAACATATCGCTTAATCAATTCTATAACTTGTTTTGTAAATCCTGTTGGGGAGTCACATTCAAAAATCTCTTTGGCTACTTGTTTAAAATACGCTAAATCAAATGATATCATATTTTTACCTCTCATTAATTAATGTATCAATTATATCAAGAATTAATTAATAATTAAAGATTAATTATTCATACATAACATGTTGCAAATTGGTATATTTTTAAAACATTTAAGGATATCATGTGATTTCTCATAAGATGTGTAGAATGTCTTTATTATTGTATACTTTATGATTATTGTTTGCTACAATTATCTTTGAGGTATTTTTTATGAAAAGATTTTGTAAATATTTTGGCGATAAAGCCTTCTATAAAATGGCATTAGCAATCATAATTCCAGTAGTTATTCAACAATTAATTTTAAACCTAGCAGGTCTTATTGATACCTTTATGATCAATGGGTTTTCACAAACAGCATATACCGGTGTATCCACAGCTAACAGATTTATGTTTATAATCAACTTCTTTTGGATCGGATTAGCAGCAGGTATTAGTGTGTTTGTTTCACAATATTTTGGGGCCAAGAATAAAAAAGGTATTATCGGAACCTTTCAACTAGGTATCTTATTAGCAATCGTTTTTGGTATTTTTTCTACTTTCTTAATTAATGTATTAGGTCCTGAAATGATAAAAATGTTCTTACCAACAACTGACCCTGAACAAGTTGAGTCTGTAATGTTTGGTATTGAGTATATTAAGATTATAGGATATGGTGCGATTGTATTTTTATCATCTTTTATGATTGCAACCTTCTTTAGATCAGTTGGTCGTGCTAAGGCACCATTATTTGCAGGTGTCATTGGTATTGTTGTAAATATGGTTTTAAATATGATATTAATATATGGTTTCTTAGGTTTCCCGGCAATGGGTGCGATTGGTGCAGCTTGGGCTACTGTAATATCTAAGATTGTGGAATTAGTAGTTTTACTTGTGATTGCATTCTTCTATAGTAATGAGAATTATGCTAGAGAAATATTTAAAAAATTCCTAATAACAAAACGCTTAGTCATAATGTATATATCAAAGGGTGGTCCAATAATTATAAATGAAATATTATGGTCAATCGCAATGGTACTTTATGCAATGTTTATTACTAGTGGTATTTATGAATGGGTAACTGCTTATGGCTACTCACAAAATGCTACAGACATCTTCTTTGTATATTACTCAGGTATGGCAACCGCAACAGGGGTAATACTTGGTCAAGCCCTTGGTGAAGGTGATTTTGAAAATGCAAAAGACTACCTTATCAAACTACGTGCCGTCATGATGGTAACAAATATAGGTATTATGTTATTAATTGTTCTATTATCCCCTATAATACTCCTCATGTTTACACCCGTTAACTCGCTTTATTGGTTGGCATATCAGCTGATATTAATAAATGTTATCTTCATTGCAATTTATGGCTATAATGTAATGAGTTATTACGCACTAAGAGCTGGAGGCGATTCAATTAGAACATTTTTACTAGATCAACTTCCAACATACTTAGTCGGGTTACCTATAGTTATGTTATTAAGTCATTATAGAGTAGAATTAGGTGTGAATATTCTAATTATATTCCTTGCAAGTAAGTCAACAGATGTTGTAAAACTCATATTTGCTAGACATATTATTAAAAAAGGGACTTGGTTAAATAACTTAACTCTTGATGAAGTCAAAATAAAAACAGCCTAGGCTGTTTTTTTATTAATTTATGTAATTAAATATTTATTTATAAATTATTTAAGTATTCGAACTTCATCAGTTAATATGTATGAATCATTCACAACATCCATATAAAGGTAAACTTCAAAGGTAGATTTATGATTTATAACTTTGATGATCAGTGTGTTTTCAGTAAATTCACTTTCAATTTTATCGATTGAAAATGGATACATATGAGAATTTAAATCAGCAACCGACTTGGCAAATACACCTGATTTTACATCATAAAGGTCGTAATAATAGTCCATAATGCCATCAGTTCTAATTATAATCATATTTGTATCGGGTACTTCATAAATAGTATTTGCAAAACCAAAAGTGAACCCTAGAAGTAAAATAAATGAAAGTCCTATACTTACAAAACCAATAAATAAACCTATTAGTAATTTAAAAAGCGTTTTGATCTCAGAAAATAAAAGTGTTATACCCATAGCTATTAAATATAGGGCTAAGACTGGATATACAAACCAATCCTTTGAAAATGCATAAGAAAATAGAATCATATATTCGATTTTCGCTAATAAACCTATAACAATCATTAACCAAAGTAATATGATAACTGTAGAAATCATCATAAAAATATATTTCTTATTTAATTTTTTTTGTTTAATTAACTCCATAAAATTCACCCTTTAATTTATTTGACAATCATATTTAAATAATCCCCATTATGTTAAGTTGATTATATCATATTAAATGCTTGATTTGATATTTAGTATAAGTTGTTCTACAATGAAAAAGGCTTGATATTGGAATCAAGCCTTTTATATTCATGAACGAACACATTAAGAAACATTTTTAACGATGTGATCAGTCAAACTACCTTCATATATATAAAATTCATCTTGTGGGATTCTAGACCATGCAATGCGTATTTTATCATACATTTCCGGTTCCACATGAATTCTAAAATCCTCATAAATCTTTGCATATATACGATTATTTTCTAATTGATTTGACTTCATGATTAAGAAACTTCCTATGTAAATATCAGCAGGTGTTCCTTCCTTTAATCCATAATAAACATCTTTTAGATTATGACATTGTAAAAATGCTGCCATTTCAATGATTTTTAATGAGTTCGGTAAATATACTTTCTCTAACTCAAGATTAACAACGAACGCTTCTCGCTCAATATGTTCTACACCTTCGTTTAATTTCAATATCCTAAAGCCGGAAGTATTAGAAAAACTTAATTTTTCAATTAATTTTGAAGAAATCTCTATTGTTTCCCCTAAATCAGCATAGTAAAAAGCGTTAGATTTAATGATTTTTGCATCTATAATAAGATTTGAGATGATAGATGTTGAAAATGCATATGGCTCAATGGTTTGAATATTTGTAGGGATATGTAATGTATCAATCGTTCTGCCAGCATAAGCATAACTACCAATGTGATGAAATAACGTTAGCTCGGTTAGATTGCTTGGAGCTAAAATAAGATAGTTTAGATCATTATCCTGTTTGGATACTGCATTATCTATCATTTTATAGTTTGGGTTAGTACGGCTGATTGACATCCCACTTAATGAAGAACCAATGAATGCTTCAGGTTTTATAAGTTCTAAATCGTTGAACTCAACGTTGTTCAGTTGTTGATTTAGACCAAATGAATACATATTCATCGTAATTTTTGGATGATTAAATCGAACAGTGGTTAAATTACTATTTTCATAAAACGCTTTTTCTCCAATATCCACTGAATGATTAAAATCAAGAACTTCCAATCCGGAATCCCAAAATGCTGATGGACCAATACTTTCAAGGTTTATCGGAAAGTCAATATGTGTAAGTTTAGGCGTTAATCGAAAAGCTCCCTCTTTTATGGTTAATAAAGAATTTGGAAATTCTACAGATTTAAGTTCTAATGTTTTATAAAATAAATGTTCTGGTATTTCAGTCATACCTTCTTCAAAGATAACATCGGTAATTTTTGTCCCTGAAAATGCCCATGGTTCTATATAGATATTCTTAATATGAATAGAGCCTCTTAAACCTGTGTTACTAAATGCTGATGCACCAATATGGATTAACCCTGATGGTAAAGATACAATCGTCCCGTTTCCCATGAACGCTTCCATAGCTACATGTAAAAGACTTTCAGGTAAACTAATTTCATGAATACCATTGTCTTTAAATGCACTTTTTCCTATATGAGTGATGCCTTCTTCTATGATTAATGTTTCAATCGGTAAAAAGTTTCGTCCAAAAAAAGGTATGGATGGACTATTGATAAACGCATAATCTGATATTTTTGTAACA harbors:
- a CDS encoding GNAT family N-acetyltransferase translates to MIRLAQIDDLEGIMSVIKDAQLRMKEAHMTQWQNNYPNPKVITKDIEDKSLYVYTKDGDIIGTMSVFSYDSVYDHIEGTWLNQNPYIVIHRIALASSVLGQNKTKEMINFAFNHFNIKDIRIDTHPKNTPMIKTLERLGFVYCGIVYVTTDTDALRLAYHKHII
- a CDS encoding MATE family efflux transporter; its protein translation is MKRFCKYFGDKAFYKMALAIIIPVVIQQLILNLAGLIDTFMINGFSQTAYTGVSTANRFMFIINFFWIGLAAGISVFVSQYFGAKNKKGIIGTFQLGILLAIVFGIFSTFLINVLGPEMIKMFLPTTDPEQVESVMFGIEYIKIIGYGAIVFLSSFMIATFFRSVGRAKAPLFAGVIGIVVNMVLNMILIYGFLGFPAMGAIGAAWATVISKIVELVVLLVIAFFYSNENYAREIFKKFLITKRLVIMYISKGGPIIINEILWSIAMVLYAMFITSGIYEWVTAYGYSQNATDIFFVYYSGMATATGVILGQALGEGDFENAKDYLIKLRAVMMVTNIGIMLLIVLLSPIILLMFTPVNSLYWLAYQLILINVIFIAIYGYNVMSYYALRAGGDSIRTFLLDQLPTYLVGLPIVMLLSHYRVELGVNILIIFLASKSTDVVKLIFARHIIKKGTWLNNLTLDEVKIKTA
- a CDS encoding diaminopimelate dehydrogenase, translated to MSKIKIAIIGYGNLGKSIETGLLQSDDMELFGVFTRRDPKTLETTTKGVSVYHLDEVENLKDRIDVAILCGGSMSDLPVQGPLIASLMNTVDGYDNHALINEYFNHMDEASKKAQKLSVVASGWDPGMFSINRILAEAILPVGETYTFWGEGVSQGHSDAIRRVSGVKHAVQYTVPIKSAIDAVKNGDMPTLSVKDKHKRICYVVAETGADLTKIEHDIKTMPNYFEPYETKVHFISHDELLKNHQGLPHGGLVIRYGQTGLNNEHHQMIQYQLKLDSNPDFTARVLLAYARAAYRLNKEGASGAKTIADIAPAYLINLSAEEIRKKLI
- a CDS encoding CotH kinase family protein gives rise to the protein MKKTFLFVLSIILSIFVVGCTPKTEDAPDKEDDDDIVSLDTKMDYVKNTSGLYDEFFDVNSNVQIKIDIAESELALIQSDYETYASKGSKSPIYRMSNVTFIINGKTHVFEEVGIRMKGNTSRTNFYNQEQGLYHLIHYKLSFKQTFDDEAYYANPKVWASKEARDERKDRTFAGMEKLDLKWNKSFDETYSREYWTYEMYSSFGVLAPKITSVNMQLKYRQDYENLGVYFALECIDELFLEKRLGSKHLGGDLYKVGWDYEKGGSLTMDTINKIGVENEDESYFPVYDLKTNKKNNEHILLKTLIQTLNQDTDFSSLVNMNYYLVYEAISYLVGNPDDLRHHYNNYYIYFLKDTNQAIFIPYDFDRTFGVTRDWNPSGDGMTSYSPYAKMTTMGGVDDQINPLVLKTVVKGAPEAYLENYKKVILEAMSTKFYKDEMFNEVYQIRKEIYDNAVNITISGMGYFECLFNYNETKNMKFSSYLSGKTTTINQTIND
- a CDS encoding aldo/keto reductase, producing the protein MKVINQHYTLSNGVKIPKIGLGTWQVKDGDEAYNSVLIALKNGYRHIDTAEGYRNEASVGRAIKDSGIPRDEIFVTSKLESHIKTYEGALEAFDKTLKALDFEYLDLFLIHAPWPWDEVGKECHEGNVLAYKAMEKLYKDGKIRAIGISNFEPVDIENIITHCEIVPHVNQIAYFIGLDQSKTIESCNKHNIFVEAYSPLGTGRLLSNEVIVQMAEKYQVSPAQICIRYCLQKGTAPLPKSTHEERIIMNTKVDFEISTDDMNVLDHVKKNF
- a CDS encoding M42 family metallopeptidase; amino-acid sequence: MISFDLAYFKQVAKEIFECDSPTGFTKQVIELIKRYVDNYGYKSTILNSGALEIFIKGKDSSKIVATSAHCDTLGLMVRSIKSNGNLTLTTLGGPSTPTLDGEYCTIYTRDGKKYTGTILSTSPAVHVFKDANTKSRDIDSLEVRLDVEVSSKEDVTKLGIQNGDIVSYDTKFTITDTGFLKSRFIDDKASVVILLMLLKYTSEHKIQFKYDTKIYFVVYEEVGHGASIVDSKISEFVTLDMGCIGLDLAGSEYAVSICAKDSGGPYDYELTTKLIEMAKENQLDFTVDIFPYYGSDIGAARRAGVDMKGALIGSGVSASHGMERTHLKGIENTLKLIYTYLIK
- a CDS encoding leucine-rich repeat domain-containing protein, producing MKISIKYVLISFLTITIVLFLSGCSPKYSKETDPHKYLTFVLQEDQTYMVTGFSGDFIRNVIIPGEHDEHPVTKISDYAFINSPSIPFFGRNFLPIETLIIEEGITHIGKSAFKDNGIHEISLPESLLHVAMEAFMGNGTIVSLPSGLIHIGASAFSNTGLRGSIHIKNIYIEPWAFSGTKITDVIFEEGMTEIPEHLFYKTLELKSVEFPNSLLTIKEGAFRLTPKLTHIDFPINLESIGPSAFWDSGLEVLDFNHSVDIGEKAFYENSNLTTVRFNHPKITMNMYSFGLNQQLNNVEFNDLELIKPEAFIGSSLSGMSISRTNPNYKMIDNAVSKQDNDLNYLILAPSNLTELTLFHHIGSYAYAGRTIDTLHIPTNIQTIEPYAFSTSIISNLIIDAKIIKSNAFYYADLGETIEISSKLIEKLSFSNTSGFRILKLNEGVEHIEREAFVVNLELEKVYLPNSLKIIEMAAFLQCHNLKDVYYGLKEGTPADIYIGSFLIMKSNQLENNRIYAKIYEDFRIHVEPEMYDKIRIAWSRIPQDEFYIYEGSLTDHIVKNVS